CTCATGGCGGCCCCTACCGTGTCCAGTCTGGGGCTATAGTCCACTCCCTACCTCGGCCTGGAACTAGAATGAATTCtctagctccccccccccccagacctaCCTAAATGCACTGCCCTGGAGGTTCTCCCTGATCTCttgggcctcagtttctcctccTGTCAGACAAGGGTAGTACTCCCTCCCTATCCCCATGTCCCCTCTATGGTCCTCTCCccagtgatcccctctgtgttcCTTCCTCCATTCTCCCTCCCCCGTGCTCCCTCACCTGTGCTCCCTCTCATGCTCCTCACCTGTGCGTTGCCAGTTGTCCTTGTGTAGCACCGTGAGGACCGTGGGGGTGGGGGGCGTGATGATTATCTGGGGCAGTGGCAGGTTTTTGTCACCCAGCACAGGCGCCTCATCCTGGCCATCACTGTCCATACATGCACTCAGACCTGGACAAGGCGAACACACAGCAGAGACATGTCAGGGGCCGTCTGCGACCCATGACCCGGGCCGGGCTGGCAATGCTGATGCTAGTCTTGGAGACTATGCGGCACAGGGGTTGGGTCAAATATTCTGGGCCTGGAACATTCTTATGAGAAGACTGGGGGCCTCAAGGGCTGATGGTGGCCGGGGCCACAACTGGGGAGAGTTGAAGGGAACCATCCAGGGCTCATCAACCAGTGGGGCTGTCCTGAGGGCCCCCGACAAAAACGGAAaggaaggagctggagagacagtacagcggaGAGggcaacccaggtttaatccccggcatcccatgaggTCTCTGAGcccatcaggtgtgattcctgaatgcaagcccaggagtaacccctgatcactgctgggtgtggcctgaaaataaacaaaagaaagaaagagaggaagggggagagagaaggatggatggaaggaaggaagaaaaagagtgggagggagggaaggaaggaaagaaaggcagagaaagaatagaaggaaggaaggaaggaaggaaggaaggaaggaaggaaggaaggaaggaaggaaggaaggaaggaaggaaggaaggaaagagaaagaaggaaggaaggaaggaaggaaggaaggaaagagaaagaaggaaggaaggaaggaagagcccggagagatagcacagcggtgtttgccttgcaagcagccgatccaggaccaaaggtggttggttcgaatcccggtgtcccatatggtcccccgtgcctaccaggagctatttctgagcagacagccaggagtaacccctgagcaccgctgggtgtgacccaaaaactaaaaaaaaaaaaaaaaagaaagaaagaaagaaaggaaggaaggaaggaagaggaaggaaggaaggaaggaaggaaggaaggaaggaaggaaggaaggaaggaaggaaggaaggaaggaaggaaggaaggaaggaaggaaggagggaggggctggagcaatagtgcagtggtaaggcgcttgccttgcatgcggctgacctaggatagacttcgtttcgatcccccagcgtcccatatgatcctccaagccaggactgacttctgagtgcatagccaggagtagcccctgagcatcaccaggtgtggcccaaaaacaacaacaacaaaaaaaaaatagaagaaaagaaaagaaggaaggaaggatgagagatatagagaaggaaaaaagtaagaaagagaaagaaagaacaagagagaaaggaaggaaggaaggaaggaaggaaggaaggaaggaaggaaggaaggaaggaaggaaggaaggaaggaaggaaggaaggaaggaaggaaggaagagagaaaaagagcaggGGGCCCAACCCCAGGGCTGCAGGGGACCGTGTTTCAGGTGGTCCGGGCTTAGTCTCCAAATCCCACTGTAGTTGGTAAAGCCTTGACCCTGTCACCGGGTATCCACTGGTGGGAGGGGCATCCTCTGGCCCTGGGGAGCCCTAGCTCAGCCACGACAGGAGATCCCCTCAAGCAGCACCAGGGCTGTGGAGACCCAGAGTGGACATAGGACCAGGGGTCTGGTACGCCCAGTGCCTGCACTACCCGGACCAGACATCCTGGTTTATTTCCACTTGGGGTCAGCGCTGCATCACACAGGGCCTTGCACAGCCCTAGGCCCTGCAGAGACCTTCAGTTTCTTTTAAGAGACTTAATTAAGGGAAAAGCCTGGCTGGCAGCCTGGCAGGCTCCACAGCTCaggcagtggggggggggaggtaggGAGCATGAGGCAGGAGCCCAGCACCCCCACCCGGTGCCAACAGTTTCCTGGTGGCTGGCACTGCTCAGCCACCAGCAGGATCACCAGCATTGGCACAACCTGGCACCTGCTTCCAGATCCCACACAAGCTGAATCTGGGGTGCCCCATGGTGCTCAAGActcactctggctctgtgcttgatgCTCACTcctgattcattcattcattcgtttgtttgtttgtttgtttgtttcggggctatactcagggttactcctggctctgcactcagaaattgcttggtggaccatatgggacactggggggatcgaaccgcgatccatcctaggttagcacatacaaggcaaatgccctaccacttgctttATCGCTCCAcctcttactcctgattctgtgctcagggatcactcccagctctgtgctcagggctcattcttggcCCTCTTCTTAGGAGTcaactctttttgttgttgttgttgatttttgggtcatacctggtgatgctcaggggttactcctggctatgtgctcagaaatcgctcctggcttgggggatcatatgggatgccgggggaaggAACTGCAGTCCgccctaggtcagcacgtgcaaggcaaatgccttaccgcttgcatcactgctcggccccaggagtcacttctaattctgtgcttggggctcactcctggctctgtgcccagggcttagGGCACCCTATGCAGTGCTGGGCTGGACTATGGATGGGCCATGTGTGTACCACCGTCCCCCAACCTCTGTGCCCTGACTGAGCAAGAGCTGAGCCCCTGCTGCCCAGAGCCCCTGTCCTGCGTGAGTAAATCCATTCCACACACACCCACAGAGTCATCTGCTCCAGCCTTCTGGCTCCACAGAACCAGGGGTGGCTCCAGCC
This window of the Suncus etruscus isolate mSunEtr1 chromosome 14, mSunEtr1.pri.cur, whole genome shotgun sequence genome carries:
- the C14H16orf74 gene encoding uncharacterized protein C16orf74 homolog, with amino-acid sequence MGMKQSCLKGLSACMDSDGQDEAPVLGDKNLPLPQIIITPPTPTVLTVLHKDNWQRTAWMDKAGSAENKNEDADNA